In one Silene latifolia isolate original U9 population chromosome 10, ASM4854445v1, whole genome shotgun sequence genomic region, the following are encoded:
- the LOC141604654 gene encoding amino acid permease 6-like, with translation MAPSNNNNTMFIEQGGLPSNNIQLSNKILDDDGRPKRTGTVLTASAHIITAVIGSGVLSLAWAIAQLGWAIGPAVLVTFSFITYMTSIMLADGYRSPDPVTGKRNYSYMEVVRSNLGGKKVQLCGIAQYVNLVGVSIGYTITASISMVAVKRSNCFHREGHHALCYTSNTGYMIAFACMEIVLSQIPDFHELSWLSILAAVMSFAYASIGLALSLASVVGGGMGKTTLTGVAVGPKLSSMDKVWRCFQAIGNIAFAYAYSNVLVEIQDTLKSEPAENKQMKKASLIGVSVTSIFYILCGCLGYAAFGNDAPGNFLTGFGFYDPFWLVDLANIFIAVHLVGAYQVFTQPVFSFVEAHAKKRWPDNKFINREHPVVIPFGSGVYYFNWFRLVWRTVYVILTALFAMIFPFFNDFLGLLGALSFWPLTVFFPVELHIAQAKVPKYSPKWIALKLLSYVCLVVSLIAAAGSIQGLIVDVKKYQPFKAPQG, from the exons GGACGGTTTTAACGGCGAGCGCGCACATAATAACGGCGGTGATCGGGTCGGGTGTGTTGTCATTGGCATGGGCAATAGCTCAACTAGGATGGGCAATAGGACCAGCAGTGTTGGTGACATTTTCATTCATAACGTATATGACGTCTATCATGTTAGCTGACGGATATAGGTCACCCGACCCGGTTACCGGCAAGAGAAATTATTCTTACATGGAAGTTGTTCGATCTAATTTAG GTGGGAAGAAAGTACAATTGTGTGGCATTGCGCAATATGTGAATTTGGTTGGTGTCTCAATTGGATACACCATTACTGCTTCTATTAGCATGGT GGCAGTGAAAAGATCAAACTGTTTCCATAGAGAAGGACACCATGCATTATGCTACACATCAAACACAGGATATATGATAGCATTTGCATGCATGGAAATTGTACTTAGTCAAATTCCTGATTTTCATGAACTTTCTTGGCTCTCCATTCTTGCTGCTGTTATGTCCTTTGCTTACGCTTCCATCGGTCTCGCCCTTTCCCTTGCCAGTGTCGTAG GTGGAGGTATGGGGAAGACAACATTGACGGGAGTAGCCGTAGGACCAAAATTATCATCGATGGATAAAGTATGGAGATGTTTTCAAGCAATTGGCAACATTGCTTTTGCATATGCTTATTCTAATGTCCTCGTCGAGATACAA GATACACTAAAATCAGAACCAGCAGAAAACAAGCAAATGAAGAAGGCATCCCTGATTGGCGTCTCGGTCACTAGCATCTTTTACATACTCTGTGGTTGCCTTGGTTATGCAGCTTTTGGCAATGATGCTCCGGGAAATTTCCTTACTGGTTTCGGATTTTATGACCCTTTTTGGCTTGTCGATTTGGCTAATATCTTCATTGCCGTTCACTTAGTCGGTGCTTACCAG GTTTTCACACAACCCGTATTCAGCTTCGTAGAGGCGCACGCCAAAAAACGTTGGCCAGACAACAAGTTCATAAACCGTGAACATCCGGTTGTGATTCCATTTGGGAGCGGAGTATACTACTTTAACTGGTTTAGACTTGTATGGCGGACAGTATACGTCATCCTAACTGCATTGTTCGCGATGATCTTCCCGTTCTTCAATGATTTCCTAGGTTTACTCGGTGCCCTCTCGTTTTGGCCACTGACCGTCTTTTTTCCTGTCGAATTGCACATTGCACAAGCCAAAGTGCCAAAGTACTCGCCCAAGTGGATCGCCCTTAAGCTACTTAGTTACGTCTGCTTAGTTGTGTCGCTGATTGCTGCTGCAGGATCCATTCAGGGACTTATCGTCGATGTTAAGAAATATCAGCCCTTTAAAGCTCCTCAAGGATGA